A stretch of the Poseidonibacter parvus genome encodes the following:
- a CDS encoding sulfite exporter TauE/SafE family protein, translating into MYDLAAFGIITGFISGFFGVGGGLILVPMLLVSGFIMKEAVAISIMQMVFSSIYGSFLNSKKATGVLKDGIIIGIGGFVGGLQSGYIVTNVSNEILQYVFIVILVYSIIKIFITPAEHDCDQKSKSKVTLFIIGFFTGLVAMSIGVGGSVILTPILVGFLKYDLKAATALGLFFVIFSSIAGFTSLSLSGHMLFTQGAIVGVCSLIGVYFGIMLKNKVHSNSYKKYILLLNTLILITMLYKTF; encoded by the coding sequence ATGTATGATTTAGCTGCTTTTGGAATTATAACTGGTTTTATATCAGGATTCTTTGGTGTTGGTGGAGGTTTGATTTTAGTGCCAATGCTTTTAGTATCTGGATTTATAATGAAAGAAGCTGTTGCTATTTCTATTATGCAGATGGTATTTTCATCAATATATGGTTCATTTCTAAACTCTAAAAAAGCAACAGGAGTTCTAAAAGATGGAATAATCATTGGAATTGGTGGTTTTGTTGGAGGTTTACAAAGTGGATATATTGTAACAAACGTCTCTAATGAAATACTTCAATATGTATTTATTGTAATACTTGTTTATTCTATTATAAAAATATTTATAACTCCAGCTGAACATGACTGCGATCAAAAATCAAAAAGTAAAGTGACTTTATTTATTATTGGTTTCTTTACAGGACTAGTTGCTATGAGTATTGGTGTAGGTGGTTCTGTGATATTAACACCTATTTTAGTAGGTTTTTTAAAATATGATTTAAAAGCAGCAACAGCACTTGGATTATTCTTTGTAATTTTTTCTTCAATTGCTGGGTTTACTTCACTTTCATTAAGTGGACACATGCTTTTTACACAAGGTGCTATTGTAGGTGTTTGTTCATTAATAGGTGTTTATTTTGGAATTATGCTAAAAAATAAAGTTCATTCAAACTCATATAAAAAATATATTTTACTTCTAAATACTCTAATTTTAATAACTATGCTTTACAAAACTTTTTAA
- a CDS encoding aconitase family protein, with translation MNKFVNSFEFNSNSYNYCDLKKIFEASPKLRNLPYTLKILLEQNIRNTDENKIDDVLNVFANRSSLSQIKFISNRIVLNELNSVPLLVDFDSINDYFNIKNISSKLIQPKVMIDVIVDNLDEDIDKNEKKNKERYTFLKYVANKYKNISIIPPNINNSQINLEYLSTMISLSSINNKVFLFPEVLCGTDEHSTIINSLGVLGLNVGRLQLQSTIFDSYVTFDFPNVIGIEIKGSLSQGLSFKDVIQNLKTILINKNINGKIVEFYGDGLKNISIEDRVLFSNLVIECKGLSGYFPIDDNTISYIEKTRGVDASLIKMYYEKQDLYQGFSNIKYDESINLDLSTLKPITILLKTIEEEIFIKDLSAKLKTFKKGKFVQDNQIVLSLIDMSTEKSISLLIQACLIAKKASDFGIFINKDISKFIVFDSLVQKQYLEKLDLLKYLEKLNFKIIDKDEITISESIALDIEKFNLNVVCVSNSKRIKDNKLSNLIKLNWMMSPALVIAYSLKGNTNFEITKESLVQDIYLSDIWPSMHEVNEYIEKLDFSIYKELYTDVFTGDEKWKDIKTSESLNYDYEKNATYVNKIDSFNIKNKESINISNAKILALLDDNINTEDLSPLGNISSYSPCALYLKSLGLRPDEFNTYENRHANAYVMIRSILSNLKLKNRIVYPKVGGYTKDFISGEIMTMYDFSLKMKENQTPLVVIAGNRFGLGKINDWSVKGLKLLGVKIVIAKSFSNRYKNDLVKVGILPLEFIEDDIDSLKLEGNELLSIDTNRIKANDKIDIKIVKNDEVRVITFQSKLENSLEVEYYKKGGAVEYLLKDNLK, from the coding sequence TTGAATAAATTTGTAAATAGTTTTGAGTTTAATAGTAATAGCTACAATTATTGTGATTTAAAAAAAATATTTGAAGCTTCTCCAAAATTACGAAACTTACCTTATACTTTAAAAATATTACTAGAACAAAATATTAGAAATACAGATGAAAATAAAATAGATGATGTTCTTAATGTTTTCGCAAATAGAAGCTCTTTAAGTCAAATAAAATTTATTTCTAATCGAATAGTTTTAAATGAATTGAACTCTGTTCCTTTACTTGTAGACTTTGATAGTATAAATGATTACTTTAATATTAAAAATATATCTAGCAAATTAATACAGCCAAAAGTTATGATTGATGTTATTGTAGATAACCTTGATGAAGATATAGACAAAAATGAAAAAAAGAATAAAGAAAGATATACCTTCTTAAAGTATGTAGCCAATAAATATAAAAATATATCCATAATTCCTCCCAATATAAACAATTCTCAAATAAATTTAGAATATTTATCGACAATGATAAGCTTAAGTAGTATCAATAACAAAGTTTTTCTTTTTCCTGAAGTTTTATGTGGAACAGATGAACATAGTACTATAATTAATTCATTAGGTGTTTTGGGACTTAATGTTGGAAGATTACAATTGCAAAGTACAATTTTTGACTCTTATGTTACTTTTGATTTTCCTAATGTTATAGGTATTGAAATTAAAGGTTCACTCTCACAAGGTCTTAGTTTTAAAGATGTAATACAAAATTTAAAAACCATTTTAATAAACAAAAACATTAATGGAAAAATTGTTGAGTTTTATGGAGATGGTTTAAAAAACATATCTATTGAAGATAGAGTGTTGTTTTCTAATTTAGTAATTGAGTGTAAAGGATTAAGTGGTTATTTCCCTATTGATGATAATACAATTTCTTATATAGAAAAAACAAGAGGTGTCGATGCTTCATTAATCAAAATGTATTATGAGAAACAAGATTTATATCAAGGCTTTTCAAATATAAAATATGATGAAAGTATTAATCTTGATTTATCGACACTTAAACCTATTACAATTCTTTTAAAAACAATTGAAGAAGAAATTTTTATAAAAGATTTATCTGCTAAATTAAAAACGTTTAAAAAAGGTAAGTTTGTACAAGACAATCAAATTGTTTTATCACTTATTGATATGTCTACTGAAAAGAGTATCTCTTTATTAATACAAGCTTGTCTTATTGCAAAGAAAGCCAGTGATTTTGGAATATTTATAAACAAAGATATTAGTAAGTTTATTGTTTTTGATTCTTTAGTGCAAAAACAATATTTAGAAAAACTTGATTTACTAAAATATCTAGAAAAGCTTAATTTTAAAATTATTGATAAAGATGAAATTACTATAAGTGAGAGTATTGCTTTAGATATTGAAAAATTTAATTTGAATGTAGTTTGTGTAAGTAATAGTAAAAGAATTAAAGATAATAAGCTTAGTAACTTAATTAAATTAAATTGGATGATGTCACCTGCTTTAGTAATAGCTTACTCTCTAAAAGGAAATACAAATTTTGAAATAACAAAAGAAAGTTTAGTTCAAGATATATACCTAAGTGACATTTGGCCTAGTATGCACGAGGTTAATGAATATATAGAGAAATTAGATTTTTCTATATATAAAGAGTTATATACAGATGTATTTACAGGTGATGAAAAATGGAAAGATATTAAAACAAGTGAGTCTTTAAATTATGATTATGAAAAAAATGCTACTTATGTTAATAAAATAGATAGTTTTAATATTAAAAATAAAGAGAGTATAAATATTTCAAATGCAAAGATATTAGCTTTACTAGATGATAATATAAACACAGAAGATTTATCTCCTCTTGGAAATATCAGTTCTTATTCTCCTTGTGCTTTATATCTTAAATCACTTGGTCTTAGACCTGATGAGTTTAATACTTATGAAAATAGACATGCAAATGCTTATGTAATGATAAGATCAATTCTTTCTAATTTAAAATTAAAAAATAGAATAGTTTATCCAAAAGTAGGTGGATATACAAAAGATTTTATAAGTGGTGAAATTATGACTATGTATGATTTTAGTCTTAAAATGAAAGAGAATCAAACTCCTTTAGTAGTAATTGCTGGAAATAGATTTGGACTTGGAAAAATTAATGATTGGTCAGTAAAAGGTTTAAAGCTTTTAGGTGTAAAAATTGTTATTGCAAAATCTTTTTCTAATAGATACAAGAATGATTTAGTAAAAGTTGGTATTCTACCTTTAGAATTTATTGAAGATGATATTGACTCTTTAAAATTAGAAGGTAATGAACTTCTAAGTATTGATACAAATAGAATAAAAGCAAATGATAAAATTGATATAAAAATTGTAAAAAATGATGAGGTAAGAGTTATTACTTTTCAATCAAAATTAGAAAATAGTTTAGAAGTTGAATATTATAAAAAGGGTGGGGCAGTTGAATATCTTTTAAAAGATAATTTAAAATAA
- a CDS encoding ankyrin repeat domain-containing protein produces the protein MISITQDEEQRYLQLQEMALDFARHGNVFELSKMIDAGLNIDLCDTKGNTLLMLASYNNQEEVVTYLIQNNASIDKRNDRGQTPLAGVCFKGYLNIVKILVENGANKYANNGMGTTPITFASLFGHKDIYEYLTNNKRNKFYTWLNTSMFYIKSLFK, from the coding sequence ATGATTTCAATTACTCAAGATGAAGAACAAAGATATTTACAACTACAAGAAATGGCATTAGATTTTGCAAGACATGGAAATGTTTTTGAATTATCAAAAATGATTGATGCAGGATTAAATATTGATTTGTGTGATACAAAAGGTAATACTTTATTAATGTTAGCTTCTTATAATAATCAAGAAGAGGTAGTAACTTACTTAATACAAAATAATGCTTCAATTGATAAGAGAAATGATAGAGGACAAACACCACTTGCTGGTGTTTGTTTTAAAGGGTATTTAAATATTGTAAAAATACTTGTAGAAAATGGTGCAAATAAATATGCCAATAATGGAATGGGAACAACACCAATTACTTTTGCTTCTTTATTTGGACATAAAGATATTTATGAGTATTTAACAAATAATAAGAGAAATAAATTTTATACATGGCTTAATACATCTATGTTTTATATAAAAAGTCTATTTAAATAA
- a CDS encoding catalase: MKKIMTTTAGNPISDNQNSITAGQRGPVLMQDYQLIEKLAHQNRERIPERVVHANGSAAFGELEITNDISEFTKAKVLQKGEKTKLLLRFSTVAGEAGAADAERDVRGFALKFYTKEGNWDLVGNNTPVFFIRDPQKFPDFIHTQKRHPASNLRSNTAAWDFWSLSPESLHQVTILMSDRGIPKSYRHVNGYGSHTYSLVNDKNERYWVKFHFKTKQGIQTLTNEEAAAIVANDRESNQRDLYENIEESNFPQWDVKIQIMTEEQALNFKFNPFDLTKVWPHSDYPLIDVGVMTLNENPKNYFNEVEQASFSPSNVVPGIGFSPDKMLQARIFSYPDAHRYRVGTHYENLPVNRPLNEVNTYHTAGSMNYEKKEVTNAYYEPNSFGGAVEDSSYAEPDLKIYGDANRYDHNIDNDNYSQVKDLFNLMNESQKEQLFSNIAASMDGVPMEIINRQLAHFEKVTPAYASGVKKALGI, encoded by the coding sequence ATGAAAAAAATTATGACTACAACAGCAGGTAATCCAATTAGTGATAACCAAAACTCAATTACAGCAGGACAAAGAGGTCCTGTATTAATGCAAGATTATCAATTAATTGAAAAACTTGCACATCAAAATAGAGAAAGAATTCCAGAAAGAGTTGTTCATGCTAATGGTAGTGCTGCTTTTGGAGAATTAGAGATAACAAATGATATATCAGAATTTACAAAAGCAAAAGTATTGCAAAAAGGTGAAAAAACAAAACTATTATTAAGATTTTCAACTGTTGCAGGTGAAGCAGGAGCGGCAGATGCAGAAAGAGATGTAAGAGGTTTTGCATTAAAATTTTATACTAAAGAAGGAAATTGGGATTTAGTTGGTAATAATACTCCTGTTTTCTTTATTAGAGATCCTCAAAAGTTTCCTGATTTTATTCACACTCAAAAAAGACATCCAGCAAGTAATTTACGTTCAAACACTGCAGCTTGGGATTTTTGGTCATTAAGCCCTGAATCATTACATCAAGTGACAATTTTAATGTCAGATCGTGGAATTCCTAAAAGTTATAGACATGTAAATGGGTATGGCTCACATACATATAGTTTAGTAAATGATAAAAATGAAAGATATTGGGTTAAGTTTCATTTTAAAACAAAACAAGGAATACAAACTTTAACAAATGAAGAAGCAGCAGCGATTGTTGCAAATGATAGAGAAAGTAATCAAAGAGATTTATATGAAAATATTGAAGAATCTAATTTTCCACAATGGGATGTAAAAATCCAGATTATGACAGAAGAACAAGCTTTAAATTTCAAATTTAATCCTTTCGATTTAACAAAAGTTTGGCCTCATAGTGATTATCCATTAATTGATGTAGGAGTTATGACTTTAAATGAAAACCCAAAGAATTACTTTAATGAAGTTGAACAAGCATCATTCTCTCCTTCTAATGTAGTTCCTGGAATTGGTTTCTCACCTGATAAAATGCTACAAGCTAGAATTTTTTCATACCCAGATGCGCATAGATATAGAGTAGGGACTCATTATGAAAATTTACCTGTAAATAGACCTCTTAATGAAGTAAATACTTATCACACAGCTGGTTCTATGAATTATGAGAAAAAAGAAGTTACAAATGCTTATTATGAACCTAATAGTTTTGGTGGAGCAGTTGAAGATTCAAGTTATGCAGAACCTGATTTAAAAATTTATGGTGATGCTAACAGATATGATCACAACATTGACAATGACAATTACTCACAAGTAAAAGATTTATTTAATTTAATGAATGAATCGCAAAAAGAACAACTATTTTCAAATATAGCAGCTTCAATGGATGGAGTACCTATGGAGATTATAAATAGACAATTAGCACACTTTGAAAAAGTAACACCTGCTTACGCAAGTGGTGTAAAAAAAGCTTTAGGAATATAA
- the uvrA gene encoding excinuclease ABC subunit UvrA, translated as MTDTIKIFNAKENNLKNINLEIPKNKLIVFTGLSGSGKSTLAFDTLYAEGQRRYIESLSAYARQFLDKVGKPDVERIEGLTPAIAIDQKTTSKNPRSTVGTITEVYDYLRLLYARIGKQHCHKCGEPISQMSASDVISQVLTLPENSKIVILAPLINRKKGTFVDLLESLRGKGYVRAMIDGVMVRLDEEIELGKSKMHTIKVVIDRVVVKEENKERIAQDVEKGLKESFGELEIEILNHEDVGVEKHIHYSEHMACFDCKISFEPLEPLSFSFNSPKGACSSCDGLGIRYALDMKKVINEELPIEEGAVRVIYGFNKGFYFKMLTAFCQAADIDTTIPFKELPEHQRKAILHGGIEEAKFVWKKHSLKRKWEGVVKIAYDMIKDEKEMAEYMTEKACSDCNGNRLKPSSQSVFVANKTIGDILNVPIEDAHSFFQDEKNFKYLSEQGQLIAKPILKEVKERVYFLYDVGLGYITLGRDARTISGGEAQRIRVASQIGSGLTGVMYVLDEPSIGLHERDTSKLIKTLRALQEKGNTVIVVEHDKETIEAADYIVDIGPKAGKYGGEIVFDGTLDKMYKAKTLTAKYLTGEKKIDYVHNRPQEEFIEIKNVSINNIKDLDVRIPLKNLCAITGVSGSGKSSLILQTLLPVAKELLNHARKVKKVDGVEIAGLEKLDKVIYLDQSPIGRTPRSNPATYTGLMDELRLLFSKTKEAEIRGYKIGRFSFNVKGGRCEKCQGEGEIKIEMHFLPDIMVKCDDCQGQRYNAQTLEILYKGKSISDVLNMSVDEAVEFFVKIPKIHAKLQTLSDVGLGYITLGQNAITLSGGEAQRIKLSKELSKKDTGNTLYILDEPTTGLHFADVDRLTKVLHHLVDLGNSVLVIEHNLDVVKNSDWVIDMGPEGGNKGGLLVDEGTPEQLAANHKKSGSHTGYYLNKEINQ; from the coding sequence ATGACAGATACTATTAAAATATTTAATGCAAAAGAAAATAACTTAAAAAATATTAATTTAGAAATACCAAAAAATAAACTTATTGTATTTACAGGATTATCAGGATCTGGTAAATCAACTCTTGCTTTTGATACTTTATACGCAGAAGGTCAAAGAAGATACATAGAATCACTATCTGCTTATGCAAGACAGTTCTTAGACAAGGTTGGAAAACCTGATGTTGAAAGAATTGAAGGTTTAACACCTGCTATTGCTATTGATCAAAAAACAACATCTAAAAACCCGCGTTCAACTGTTGGAACAATTACAGAAGTTTATGATTACCTAAGATTACTATATGCAAGAATTGGAAAACAACATTGTCATAAATGTGGGGAACCAATTTCGCAAATGAGTGCTTCTGATGTAATTTCTCAAGTTTTAACACTTCCTGAAAACTCAAAAATTGTAATATTAGCACCATTAATTAATAGAAAAAAAGGTACTTTTGTTGATTTACTTGAATCTTTAAGAGGTAAAGGTTATGTGAGAGCTATGATTGATGGAGTTATGGTTAGACTTGATGAAGAAATAGAACTTGGTAAATCAAAAATGCATACAATCAAAGTTGTAATTGACAGAGTTGTTGTAAAAGAAGAAAACAAAGAAAGAATTGCACAAGATGTTGAAAAAGGTTTAAAAGAAAGTTTTGGAGAATTAGAAATTGAAATTTTAAATCATGAAGATGTTGGAGTTGAAAAACATATTCATTACTCTGAGCATATGGCTTGTTTTGATTGTAAAATCTCTTTTGAACCACTAGAGCCATTATCATTTTCATTTAATTCACCAAAAGGTGCATGTTCATCATGTGATGGTTTAGGTATTAGATATGCTCTTGATATGAAAAAAGTAATTAATGAAGAATTGCCAATTGAAGAAGGAGCCGTAAGAGTAATATACGGCTTTAACAAAGGTTTTTACTTTAAAATGCTTACTGCTTTTTGTCAAGCAGCAGATATTGATACTACAATCCCCTTTAAAGAATTACCAGAACATCAAAGAAAAGCAATACTTCATGGTGGAATTGAAGAAGCTAAATTTGTATGGAAAAAACATTCACTAAAAAGAAAATGGGAAGGTGTTGTAAAAATTGCCTATGACATGATAAAAGATGAAAAAGAGATGGCTGAGTATATGACTGAAAAAGCCTGCTCTGATTGTAATGGAAATAGATTAAAACCCTCTTCTCAAAGTGTATTTGTAGCAAATAAAACTATTGGTGATATTTTAAATGTTCCAATTGAAGATGCACACTCTTTTTTCCAAGATGAAAAAAACTTCAAATATCTTTCAGAACAAGGGCAATTAATTGCAAAACCAATTTTAAAAGAAGTAAAAGAGAGAGTTTATTTTTTATATGATGTAGGACTAGGATATATTACATTAGGACGTGATGCTAGAACTATTTCAGGAGGAGAAGCACAAAGAATTAGAGTTGCTTCTCAAATAGGTTCTGGACTTACAGGTGTTATGTATGTTCTTGATGAACCTTCAATTGGTTTACATGAAAGAGATACAAGTAAACTTATTAAAACTTTACGAGCACTGCAGGAAAAAGGTAATACTGTAATTGTAGTTGAGCATGATAAGGAAACAATTGAAGCAGCAGATTATATTGTTGATATTGGTCCAAAAGCTGGAAAATATGGAGGAGAAATTGTTTTTGATGGAACGCTTGATAAAATGTACAAAGCAAAAACATTAACTGCAAAATATTTAACAGGTGAAAAGAAAATCGATTATGTTCACAATCGTCCTCAAGAAGAGTTTATTGAAATAAAAAATGTAAGTATTAATAATATCAAAGACTTAGATGTACGAATTCCATTAAAGAACCTTTGTGCAATTACGGGTGTTTCAGGAAGTGGAAAATCTTCACTTATATTACAAACTCTTTTACCAGTTGCAAAAGAACTTTTAAATCATGCCAGAAAAGTTAAAAAAGTTGATGGTGTAGAAATTGCAGGTTTAGAAAAACTTGATAAAGTAATCTATCTAGATCAAAGTCCAATAGGAAGAACTCCTCGATCAAATCCAGCAACATATACAGGATTAATGGATGAATTAAGACTTTTATTTTCTAAAACAAAAGAAGCAGAAATAAGAGGTTATAAAATAGGACGTTTCTCTTTTAATGTAAAAGGCGGACGTTGTGAAAAATGTCAAGGTGAAGGTGAAATCAAAATTGAAATGCACTTCTTACCAGATATTATGGTTAAATGTGATGATTGTCAGGGACAAAGATATAATGCTCAAACCTTAGAGATTTTATACAAAGGAAAAAGTATTTCTGATGTGTTAAATATGAGCGTTGATGAAGCAGTAGAATTCTTTGTTAAAATTCCAAAGATACATGCAAAACTTCAAACATTAAGTGATGTAGGACTTGGATATATTACTCTTGGTCAAAATGCTATTACACTTTCAGGTGGGGAAGCACAAAGAATTAAACTAAGTAAAGAGTTAAGTAAAAAAGATACTGGAAATACTTTATATATTTTAGATGAACCTACAACTGGACTTCATTTTGCAGATGTTGATAGACTTACAAAAGTTTTACATCATTTAGTTGATTTAGGAAACTCAGTACTTGTAATTGAACATAATTTAGATGTTGTTAAAAACTCTGATTGGGTTATTGATATGGGTCCTGAGGGTGGAAATAAAGGTGGATTATTAGTTGATGAAGGAACACCTGAACAATTAGCAGCAAATCATAAAAAATCAGGTTCACATACTGGTTATTATTTAAATAAAGAGATAAATCAATAA
- a CDS encoding DUF309 domain-containing protein, whose amino-acid sequence MYDKTKFTQNLAIDRFIFAVKNNFFVEAHELLEDDWNLYKKQGEKKKALVLKGLINGATALALYFEKKRPAGYEKVWPVFYKYVPLLDEVDLDNKDRFYFAKELLIEKNKLVNN is encoded by the coding sequence ATGTATGATAAAACAAAATTTACACAAAATTTAGCAATTGATAGATTTATTTTTGCTGTGAAAAATAATTTTTTTGTGGAAGCACATGAGTTATTAGAAGATGACTGGAATTTATATAAGAAGCAAGGTGAAAAGAAAAAGGCTTTAGTTTTAAAAGGTCTTATTAACGGAGCTACTGCTTTAGCCTTATATTTTGAGAAAAAAAGACCTGCTGGATATGAAAAAGTTTGGCCTGTATTTTATAAGTACGTGCCCTTACTTGATGAAGTAGATTTAGATAATAAAGATAGATTTTATTTTGCAAAAGAATTATTAATTGAAAAAAATAAACTTGTTAATAATTAA
- a CDS encoding diguanylate cyclase yields the protein MNKLILFFLLLINVSIANEAFDYIKLTPKEEAFLRNTEIKVITSNTWAPINMYNDENQLAGIAIDFWNIIKQRAGIKSETVTAKNWNHVLESIKNKEADITIGTSFDRNKLKYANFTNSYISFPIAFATLFDKRFIPNASFLEGKKVAVGENYSAHNILKEHYPKIDFVLVKNTQEALELLSAGKVEAAVDILPTIAHLISVNGYYNLKISGTSEYDVHVSFMIRKDYKELQSIINKHIALITPEDKKNIIRQWLTVKFDKTFVGYEYLFQILVLIVLIGLFYAFKQKDLKKYNEELKKLSITDRLTQLYNRRKIDELLNEVKNKKFSLILLDIDHFKEINDIHGHLEGDKVLVEISNLLKNSLNQNDEIGRWGGEEFLIICKNTSEKEAYIIASRLKKAIEDHDFKIRKITASFGVSEASKNLDIKNILAKADDALYKAKQQGRNQVVTASSL from the coding sequence ATGAATAAATTAATATTATTTTTTCTACTTTTAATAAATGTTTCAATAGCAAATGAAGCCTTTGACTACATAAAATTAACACCTAAAGAAGAAGCTTTCTTACGTAATACTGAAATAAAAGTAATCACCTCTAATACTTGGGCACCTATAAATATGTATAATGATGAAAATCAATTAGCAGGAATTGCTATTGATTTTTGGAATATCATAAAACAAAGAGCAGGTATTAAATCTGAAACAGTAACAGCTAAGAATTGGAATCATGTTTTAGAATCTATTAAAAATAAAGAGGCTGATATTACAATTGGAACCTCTTTTGACAGAAACAAACTAAAATATGCAAATTTCACTAACTCATATATTTCTTTTCCAATTGCTTTTGCTACATTATTTGATAAAAGATTTATTCCTAATGCTTCATTTTTAGAAGGTAAGAAAGTAGCAGTAGGAGAAAATTACAGTGCTCATAATATATTAAAAGAACATTATCCTAAAATTGATTTTGTATTAGTTAAAAATACTCAAGAAGCCCTTGAATTATTAAGTGCAGGAAAAGTAGAAGCTGCAGTTGATATTCTTCCAACAATTGCACATTTAATTTCTGTTAATGGATATTACAATCTTAAAATATCAGGAACAAGTGAATATGATGTTCATGTATCTTTTATGATTAGAAAAGATTACAAAGAATTACAATCAATAATAAATAAACATATTGCACTAATAACACCAGAAGACAAAAAAAATATTATAAGACAGTGGTTAACAGTAAAATTTGATAAAACCTTTGTAGGTTATGAATATTTATTCCAAATACTTGTTTTAATTGTTCTAATAGGTTTATTCTATGCCTTTAAACAAAAAGATTTAAAGAAATATAATGAAGAATTGAAAAAACTTTCTATTACAGACAGATTAACACAACTTTATAATAGAAGAAAGATTGATGAACTTTTAAATGAAGTTAAAAATAAAAAGTTTTCACTAATACTTTTAGATATTGACCATTTTAAAGAAATAAATGATATTCATGGACATTTAGAAGGAGACAAGGTTTTAGTTGAAATCTCAAACCTTTTAAAAAATAGTTTAAATCAAAATGATGAAATTGGAAGATGGGGTGGAGAAGAATTTTTAATAATTTGTAAAAATACAAGTGAAAAAGAAGCTTATATAATTGCAAGTAGACTAAAAAAAGCAATCGAAGATCATGATTTCAAAATTAGAAAAATTACTGCATCTTTTGGGGTTAGTGAAGCTAGTAAAAATTTAGATATTAAAAATATTTTAGCAAAAGCAGATGATGCTCTTTATAAAGCTAAACAGCAAGGAAGAAACCAAGTAGTGACTGCTTCAAGCTTATAG
- a CDS encoding CNNM domain-containing protein, with translation MEILILLFVAVIGVSFLCSVLESILLSTNLSYISVLEKNDQGAGQLLKKLKTDIDVSIASILILNTIANTLGATAIGVQAQNVFEGDKTLVMVVSIILTFMILFFAEIIPKTIGAVYWKQLAPLAARIINIFIFITYPIIIITQFVTRKIGSDNSDTISREELIHSTLLSEEEGVIGDLESDIIENTLTLNNMKVREILTPRSVMYAIDKNTPIKDVIEDKRTFKFSRVPVFEGTIDNIIGIVLTKQLFKQALIDQSVSVGSIMKDVIPLNENIPVSKALNMFIQKKEHMFIVYDSYDQTEGIVTLEDCIETLLGLEIMDESDTTADMRRLALNKMKAKRKEKERGI, from the coding sequence ATGGAAATTTTAATCTTACTATTTGTTGCAGTTATTGGAGTATCTTTTTTATGTTCTGTTCTAGAATCAATTTTACTTTCTACAAATCTATCTTATATATCTGTACTTGAAAAGAATGATCAAGGCGCAGGACAATTACTAAAAAAATTAAAAACTGATATTGATGTATCAATTGCTTCAATTTTAATATTAAATACAATCGCAAACACTTTAGGTGCTACTGCTATTGGAGTTCAAGCGCAAAATGTATTTGAAGGTGATAAAACACTAGTAATGGTGGTTTCAATTATCTTGACATTTATGATTTTATTTTTTGCAGAAATTATTCCAAAAACAATTGGAGCAGTTTACTGGAAACAATTAGCACCACTTGCAGCAAGAATCATTAATATATTTATATTTATTACATATCCAATTATTATAATTACGCAATTTGTAACAAGAAAAATTGGATCAGATAATAGTGACACAATTTCGAGAGAAGAATTAATTCACTCTACTTTATTAAGTGAAGAAGAAGGTGTTATTGGAGATTTAGAATCTGATATTATCGAAAATACACTTACTTTAAATAATATGAAAGTAAGAGAGATATTAACTCCAAGATCTGTAATGTATGCAATTGATAAAAATACACCTATTAAGGATGTTATTGAAGATAAGAGAACTTTCAAGTTTTCTAGAGTTCCAGTTTTTGAAGGAACAATTGATAATATAATTGGGATTGTTTTAACAAAGCAGTTATTTAAGCAAGCGCTAATAGATCAAAGTGTTTCTGTTGGTTCTATTATGAAAGATGTAATTCCCTTAAATGAGAATATACCTGTATCAAAAGCTCTTAATATGTTTATTCAGAAAAAAGAACATATGTTTATAGTTTATGATTCTTATGATCAAACAGAAGGAATAGTTACACTTGAAGATTGTATTGAAACATTACTTGGTTTAGAAATCATGGATGAATCAGATACAACAGCAGATATGAGAAGACTTGCTTTAAATAAAATGAAAGCAAAAAGAAAAGAAAAAGAAAGAGGAATTTAA